ACGGGCTCGCCGACGCCGTGGGCCCGGTCCTGGCCGACGCGGGCGCCTTCGTCTCCGGCCGAGACTGCGAGACCGCTTCCGGGAACACCACGTCCGAGCACGAGTAGTAGGTGTCGGACGTGCTGCTGTTCTGCCAGATCGTGTACAGCATCTGACGTCCCGTCCGGTCGGCGGGCAGCTTCGCGGCGAAGCGGTAGGCGCCGTTCGTCAGCGGCGGGTCCTTGACCTCGGCGAAGGGCTGCGCCGGCAGATCCGACCAGGTGAGCGGTTGCGCGGGGTCGTACCCCGGCTTCGTCAGATACAGCTTGAACGTACCGGTGTGCGCGATCGTCGAGGCGTACGTCATCCGCAGCGTCGCGCCCGGGGTCAGCCGGGTCGACGGCCAGTCGGCGCGGGCGAGGTCGAGGCCCTTGTAGGCGGGCAGACCCCCGCTGCACAGCTTTCCGTCGGGGATGGTCTGGCGGTCGCGACCGTTCACGTCCGCGACGCGCAGGTTGTCCCAGGCGGCGAACGACGTGCCGTTCGCGGCGACGGCCGCCCGGCAGGCGGCGGTCCGGGCGTCGGCGCCTCCGTCGGGAGAGCAGGCGTACACCCGGCTGACCGGATCCGTGGGCGCGCCGTGCGCCTGGGCAGGCCCCGCGGCCCACAGGCCCAGCAGGAGCGGACTCGCGGCGGCGGCCGCCAGACGGGCGGTGCGGTGGGCGGTCATCCGGGACATCGGGGACGTCTCCTCAGCCGGCACGGGAAGGGTCTGTCGTAAGTACGGGAATCCGGTTCCGCGCGTTCACCCGCCACCGTCCCGAACGTCTTGGAGAGCGTCGCGATCAAATCAGGGCATTCACTGACCAATTGTGAGCGTCAAGGGTGTGTTTCCGGCCGGATCGAGGGTTTCCCCTGTATCCGGATGACCATTCCTTTGCCTATCGTTCCAGCACAGCCAGCCCACAGGTAACCCCTGCCGGGGCGGCTCCCGCGCCTGGCCAGCCATCGCGCTGCTTCTCGATTCACCCCCCGCCGCTTCGATGCCGAAGCGAATCGACCGCCGCTCCGCCCTGCCCGGAGCCGGCCATGAAAGGCCACGCCCTTGCGCACGTCACCCGCCCTGCGACGGAAGCTGATATCCGTCGCCGCGGTCTCCGCGGCCCTGCTGACCGCCGCGTCGACCGCCTCGGCCGTCGCCGCCCAGGAAACCGTCTCCCAGGGATCCGCCGTCCCGGCCGCCCAGACCGAGGCCGCGCCCGGCACCCCGGCCGAACGCCTCATCGTCGGCTACAAGTCCGGCGCCGCCGAGGCGAAGTCGAACGCGGCCGCCGAGGCCGACGCCGCCGCCAAGGGCCAGGAGGCCGGCGAGGACGTCGACTTCCAGCGCCGCCTCGGCACCGGCGCCGCCCTGGTCGACCTGGGCGCGGACGTCAGCCGCGCGGACGTCGCCGACGTCGTCGCGCAGTACCAGGCCGACCCGCAGGTCGCCTATGTCGTCCCGGACCGCCTGAACACGCCGAAGGCCGACCCGAACGACACCGAGTACGCCAAGCAGTGGGACCTCTACGAGTCCACCGCCGGCATGAACGTCCCGGGCGCCTGGACCACCTCGACCGGCACCGGCGTCACGGTCGCCGTCATCGACACCGGCTACGTCGCGCACACCGACCTCGCCGCGAACATCGTCGGCGGCTACGACTTCATCGCCGACACCGCCGTCTCCGTCGACGGCGACGGCCGCGACAGCAACCCCGCCGACCCGGGCGACTACTACGCGGCCAACGAGTGCGGCGACGGCATCCCGGCCAGCAACTCCTCCTGGCACGGCACCCACGTGGCCGGCACCATCGCCGCCGTCACGAACAACAACAAGGGCGTGGCGGGCATCGCGTACGGCGCGAAGATCTCCCCGGTCCGGGTGCTCGGCAAGTGCGGCGGCTACGACTCCGACATCATCGACGCCATCACCTGGGCGTCCGGCGGCACCGTCTCCGGCGTCCCCGCCAACAGCAATGTCGCCAAGGTCATCAACATGAGCCTCGGCGGCGACGGCGCCTGCACCTCGGCGACCCAGAGCGCGATCACCGCCGCCGTGAACCGCGGCACCACGGTCGTCGTGGCCGCGGGCAACGAGAACGACAACGTCGCGAACCACTCGCCGGGCAACTGCAACAACGTCATCTCGGTCGCCGCGACCAGCCGTACGGGCGCCAAGGCGTCCTACTCCAACTACGGCTCCCTGGTGGACATCTCGGCCCCCGGCGGCCAGACCAGCACCGGC
This window of the Streptomyces sp. NBC_01275 genome carries:
- a CDS encoding lytic polysaccharide monooxygenase, coding for MSRMTAHRTARLAAAAASPLLLGLWAAGPAQAHGAPTDPVSRVYACSPDGGADARTAACRAAVAANGTSFAAWDNLRVADVNGRDRQTIPDGKLCSGGLPAYKGLDLARADWPSTRLTPGATLRMTYASTIAHTGTFKLYLTKPGYDPAQPLTWSDLPAQPFAEVKDPPLTNGAYRFAAKLPADRTGRQMLYTIWQNSSTSDTYYSCSDVVFPEAVSQSRPETKAPASARTGPTASASPSPTPASAEPSATATVTADDASAQAAAATPESTPVASATAADSGPSTPMLAAGAATVLVLTGGAALVLHLRRR
- a CDS encoding S8 family serine peptidase, with product MRTSPALRRKLISVAAVSAALLTAASTASAVAAQETVSQGSAVPAAQTEAAPGTPAERLIVGYKSGAAEAKSNAAAEADAAAKGQEAGEDVDFQRRLGTGAALVDLGADVSRADVADVVAQYQADPQVAYVVPDRLNTPKADPNDTEYAKQWDLYESTAGMNVPGAWTTSTGTGVTVAVIDTGYVAHTDLAANIVGGYDFIADTAVSVDGDGRDSNPADPGDYYAANECGDGIPASNSSWHGTHVAGTIAAVTNNNKGVAGIAYGAKISPVRVLGKCGGYDSDIIDAITWASGGTVSGVPANSNVAKVINMSLGGDGACTSATQSAITAAVNRGTTVVVAAGNENDNVANHSPGNCNNVISVAATSRTGAKASYSNYGSLVDISAPGGQTSTGTANGILSTLNSGTKTASTESYAYYQGTSMATPHIAGLVALLKSANSSLTPAQIETAIKNNARALPGACSGGCGAGLADAAKTVAAVSGSGGSTGTTVFSSTTAVSVPDNGSAIESSIAVSGRTGNAPSALQVGVDITHTYRGDLVIDLVAPDGTAYRLKAASSSDSADNVVATYTVDASAETANGTWKLRVQDTAAQDTGTLNSWKLTF